A region from the Arthrobacter roseus genome encodes:
- a CDS encoding heme o synthase translates to MKIQHAPLESSLAERRIGFGRKVKAYLALTKPRVIELLLVTTLPTMIFAQRSFPDPLLVLATMVGGALAAGSAGAFNCYIDRDIDKVMHRTERRPLVTGEVSPREALVFSWVLAFASVAILWLGANVLTAALGAVAIFMYVVIYSLILKRRTSQNIVWGGAAGCMPVLIAWAAVTNSVQWPAVILFMIIFLWTPPHYWPLSMKYGEDYRNANVPMLGAVAGARLVSVQVVLYGWAMVACSLLLIPLGGAGWVYTVTAVLAGLWFMVESHKLYAKAGRESVTGTGAMKVFHASISYLTIIFVAVAVDPFVGQALFP, encoded by the coding sequence GTGAAAATCCAGCATGCTCCCCTCGAATCCTCGCTCGCGGAGCGTCGAATCGGTTTCGGACGCAAGGTCAAGGCTTATCTGGCCCTGACCAAGCCTCGGGTTATTGAGCTTCTACTGGTCACCACGCTTCCCACAATGATCTTCGCTCAGCGTAGTTTCCCGGATCCCCTTCTTGTTCTTGCCACCATGGTTGGGGGTGCGCTGGCTGCTGGAAGCGCTGGAGCGTTCAATTGCTACATCGACCGGGACATCGACAAAGTGATGCACCGTACGGAAAGACGTCCTCTCGTCACGGGTGAAGTGAGCCCTCGTGAAGCACTGGTGTTCTCATGGGTCCTCGCGTTCGCGTCCGTCGCCATTCTCTGGTTGGGCGCCAATGTGCTGACGGCGGCACTCGGCGCCGTGGCGATCTTCATGTACGTCGTGATTTACTCCCTGATCCTCAAACGCCGGACGTCCCAGAACATTGTGTGGGGCGGCGCAGCTGGATGCATGCCTGTGCTCATCGCTTGGGCAGCTGTGACTAACAGTGTCCAATGGCCAGCCGTCATCCTCTTCATGATCATCTTCCTGTGGACACCGCCGCACTACTGGCCGCTGTCCATGAAATACGGGGAGGACTACCGGAACGCCAACGTACCCATGCTCGGCGCCGTAGCGGGCGCACGGCTCGTCTCCGTTCAGGTGGTGCTCTACGGTTGGGCGATGGTGGCGTGTTCGCTACTTTTGATCCCGCTTGGCGGTGCGGGCTGGGTTTACACGGTGACTGCCGTGCTGGCGGGTCTGTGGTTCATGGTGGAATCCCACAAACTTTATGCCAAGGCGGGCCGGGAATCCGTAACAGGGACGGGGGCCATGAAGGTCTTTCACGCGTCCATAAGTTACTTGACCATCATCTTTGTTGCAGTAGCTGTGGACCCCTTCGTCGGTCAGGCGCTTTTCCCATAG
- a CDS encoding COX15/CtaA family protein, producing the protein MTSTLQRFTAKLPTKINKVVRRLAVASLIGQTVLIVTGGAVRLTASGLGCPTWPRCTSDSLVNTPEMGIHGFIEFGNRTLTFALAAVAVLMLVFLWNIRRERRDLFLLALGLLASIPAQAIIGGITVLTKLNPWVVGLHFLVSIALVAVATLLVNRVYGRTGRGAKDTAHPTGKTLRQLSIIIVAMTAAAVIIGVIVTGAGPHAGDAATPRNGLGLEFISRIHVLPVYVLIAATVAAIVIALRQGASRRYQAALYLMATVLLLQAIIGYVQYFTGVPALLVGLHMLGSALLLASATNVADVGLQKRSAGYLQTFPTAK; encoded by the coding sequence ATGACATCTACTCTCCAACGCTTCACCGCGAAGCTGCCGACGAAGATCAACAAGGTGGTCCGCCGCCTTGCAGTTGCATCCCTCATCGGTCAAACGGTCTTGATCGTGACAGGTGGCGCGGTCCGGCTTACAGCCAGCGGACTGGGCTGCCCCACCTGGCCGCGGTGCACCTCGGATTCACTGGTCAACACCCCGGAAATGGGCATTCACGGATTCATTGAGTTCGGTAACAGGACATTGACCTTCGCGCTGGCGGCTGTTGCGGTCCTGATGCTGGTCTTCCTGTGGAACATCCGGCGGGAGCGCCGAGATCTGTTCTTGCTGGCGCTGGGTCTCCTTGCCAGTATCCCTGCCCAGGCAATCATTGGGGGAATCACGGTGCTGACAAAACTCAACCCATGGGTGGTGGGGCTCCACTTCCTTGTCTCCATCGCGCTGGTTGCCGTCGCAACATTGCTGGTTAATCGAGTTTACGGACGAACGGGTCGCGGGGCCAAAGACACAGCACATCCAACAGGAAAGACACTCCGTCAGCTATCCATTATCATCGTGGCGATGACGGCCGCCGCCGTCATCATCGGTGTCATCGTGACTGGAGCTGGACCGCATGCTGGCGACGCGGCAACACCACGAAACGGCCTGGGCCTTGAATTCATCTCTCGCATCCATGTACTGCCGGTCTACGTCCTGATAGCGGCGACCGTCGCGGCGATCGTTATCGCGCTGCGGCAAGGAGCATCCCGTCGCTATCAAGCAGCCCTGTACCTTATGGCGACAGTGCTTCTGCTGCAAGCCATTATTGGCTATGTGCAGTACTTCACTGGGGTTCCGGCACTTTTAGTGGGGCTCCATATGCTGGGCTCAGCTCTGCTTCTTGCATCCGCAACAAACGTTGCGGATGTCGGTCTGCAGAAACGGTCAGCGGGATATTTACAGACATTCCCCACGGCCAAATAG
- a CDS encoding ABC transporter ATP-binding protein, with translation MLTTDPCLRIEGLLKDFGPVSAHDGKMVRVLNGVDFTANRGAVTALLGANGAGKTTTLECAQGLQRPDGGVVQLLGMRPYNGGPSLRSRVGIMLQDGGLPPGAKPMPLLRHIAKMYRSPRRVDELADRLGITSFADIGIRRLSGGQKQRLALATALVGNPEVLFLDEPSAGLDPQSRQVVFDLIVEERAKGLGIILTTHLMEDAQRLADYVYIIDAGKTVAQGTVSELTSGTTEGTPRDLIFEAPQGLTFEVPSELTLTENTPGRYTVTGITTTAQLTLLTSAWESADVLPHSISMVPRSLEDVFLDLSGRTVS, from the coding sequence GTGCTTACCACCGATCCATGCCTGCGCATCGAAGGTCTCCTCAAGGACTTCGGGCCGGTCTCCGCTCACGACGGAAAAATGGTCCGCGTGCTCAATGGGGTGGATTTCACCGCCAATCGCGGTGCCGTTACAGCACTTCTCGGCGCAAACGGTGCAGGCAAGACCACCACCCTCGAGTGCGCCCAGGGACTGCAGCGCCCCGATGGAGGTGTAGTCCAACTTCTCGGGATGAGGCCTTATAACGGCGGCCCGTCCCTGAGAAGCCGCGTAGGCATCATGCTACAAGATGGTGGGCTACCGCCGGGCGCCAAGCCCATGCCCCTTCTGCGCCACATTGCAAAAATGTACCGGTCCCCCAGACGGGTCGATGAGCTGGCGGACCGGCTCGGCATTACCAGTTTCGCCGATATTGGTATTCGCCGGCTCTCCGGTGGCCAGAAGCAGCGTCTGGCACTGGCAACAGCGCTGGTCGGCAATCCAGAAGTACTGTTTCTGGACGAACCCAGCGCAGGACTGGATCCTCAATCGAGACAGGTCGTCTTCGATCTGATCGTCGAGGAACGGGCCAAGGGGCTCGGCATCATCCTGACCACCCATCTGATGGAGGATGCCCAACGGTTGGCAGACTACGTTTACATCATTGATGCCGGCAAAACCGTAGCGCAGGGCACCGTATCAGAACTGACCTCCGGGACTACCGAAGGAACACCGCGTGACCTCATTTTTGAAGCGCCACAAGGGCTAACCTTTGAGGTGCCATCGGAATTGACCCTGACGGAAAACACACCCGGACGCTACACAGTCACGGGAATCACAACCACTGCACAGTTGACGCTTCTGACTTCCGCATGGGAATCCGCGGACGTACTCCCGCATTCGATCAGCATGGTCCCCCGCAGCCTCGAGGACGTCTTTCTGGACCTATCAGGAAGGACTGTTTCGTGA
- the sufD gene encoding Fe-S cluster assembly protein SufD, whose protein sequence is MTDVKTEDKIAIDGFTEEGENLSSINEGSEQLGMKKHSHGDAPVVPEASRGERRTSFKLEDFAPLTGREEDWRFTPLKRLRGLHTDELTGSGPSINVTAGSSVTVETVGADDSRRGRAFVPDDRVAAAAWEAVREVTVITIPDETSLDAEVTVAITGTDRAASAQHIIIDSGKFSRAVVVLDHQGTTTLAQNVEVIVGESSHLTVVSIQEWDDDAVHASAQQARVGRDAHYKHVAVNLGGDLVRLTPSSRFDAPGGNVEMYGLYFADAGQHFEQRLLVDHAVPKCKSRVTYKGALQGRGAHTVWVGDVLIRKEAEGTDSYETNRNLVLTDGARADSVPNLEIETGLIEGAGHASATGRFDDEQLFYFMARGIPEDVARRLVVRGFLNEIIQQIGVPAIEERLSEAVERELSAGNL, encoded by the coding sequence ATGACTGACGTAAAAACTGAAGACAAGATCGCCATTGATGGATTCACGGAAGAAGGCGAAAATCTTTCGTCCATCAATGAGGGTTCCGAGCAGCTGGGCATGAAGAAGCACAGTCACGGTGATGCACCGGTCGTACCGGAAGCTTCTCGTGGCGAGCGGCGGACGTCCTTCAAACTGGAGGATTTCGCCCCACTGACGGGACGCGAAGAAGATTGGCGGTTCACCCCGTTGAAACGTCTGCGTGGTCTCCACACAGACGAACTCACCGGTTCCGGGCCCAGCATCAATGTAACGGCCGGTAGCTCAGTGACGGTTGAAACTGTCGGAGCGGATGATTCCCGCCGGGGCCGAGCCTTTGTGCCGGATGACCGTGTTGCTGCGGCGGCATGGGAAGCAGTCCGGGAAGTGACAGTGATAACCATTCCGGACGAGACATCCTTGGATGCCGAAGTAACTGTGGCGATCACCGGTACGGACCGGGCCGCTTCGGCTCAGCACATCATCATCGATTCGGGGAAGTTTTCCCGCGCTGTCGTTGTCTTGGACCACCAGGGCACCACGACGCTGGCCCAGAACGTCGAGGTCATCGTCGGTGAAAGTTCACACCTCACTGTCGTGTCCATCCAGGAATGGGACGACGACGCTGTTCACGCTTCCGCTCAGCAGGCCAGGGTGGGACGTGATGCACACTACAAGCACGTTGCGGTCAACCTTGGTGGAGACCTGGTGCGGCTGACGCCGTCCTCGCGCTTCGATGCTCCTGGCGGAAACGTAGAGATGTATGGGCTTTATTTCGCTGATGCTGGCCAGCACTTCGAACAACGCCTTCTGGTGGACCATGCAGTGCCGAAATGTAAGTCCCGTGTGACCTACAAGGGTGCGCTGCAGGGACGCGGAGCTCACACCGTTTGGGTTGGCGATGTCCTGATTCGTAAGGAAGCTGAAGGTACGGACTCCTACGAGACCAACCGCAACCTGGTCCTGACCGACGGGGCGCGTGCCGATTCCGTGCCAAACCTTGAAATTGAAACTGGCTTGATCGAAGGGGCCGGGCACGCCAGCGCAACCGGTCGTTTCGATGATGAGCAGCTGTTCTACTTCATGGCTCGGGGCATCCCGGAGGACGTTGCCCGACGTTTGGTCGTGCGTGGATTCCTCAACGAAATCATCCAGCAAATCGGGGTCCCGGCCATCGAGGAGCGGTTGAGCGAGGCTGTTGAGCGTGAGCTCTCAGCAGGGAACCTCTAG
- a CDS encoding dihydrodipicolinate synthase family protein, producing the protein MDFSGVIAYPVTPFTPDGDINEVELKRLIESLAVTGVDSIVVLGSSGSFAYLNRVERESIIRASVDAAFLVAPMLPVYAGVSAVGTREVLDHASDAERAGAKGLVLSTASYVPLTAEEVAMQCRTVAQSTTLPICLYNNPGTTQFDFPVELVVELAALDNVVALKDPGADGVVFRQRGETLKRMIGENFCHGMSGDAAIVENGDPEIAWHAGAAALLPRMFVELRSSLIEGRAQDAADARSKLQPVLRHLTEQRKLSGLHSLARACGWDAGDPRLPLLPVPGSQHRDMARLVDQLV; encoded by the coding sequence ATGGATTTCAGCGGCGTCATTGCCTACCCGGTCACCCCTTTCACCCCCGACGGAGACATCAACGAGGTCGAGCTTAAACGGCTCATCGAATCGCTGGCAGTTACTGGCGTCGATTCCATCGTCGTGCTCGGCAGTTCGGGCAGTTTTGCTTACCTGAATCGCGTTGAACGAGAGTCCATCATCAGGGCATCGGTGGACGCTGCGTTCCTTGTAGCTCCCATGTTGCCCGTCTATGCCGGTGTAAGTGCTGTTGGCACCAGAGAAGTACTCGATCACGCCTCCGACGCTGAACGCGCTGGTGCCAAGGGCCTGGTGTTGTCAACGGCCTCATATGTACCTCTCACAGCAGAGGAAGTCGCTATGCAGTGCCGAACCGTCGCGCAGTCAACGACACTTCCGATCTGCCTCTATAACAACCCAGGCACCACGCAGTTCGATTTTCCGGTCGAACTCGTAGTGGAACTAGCCGCGTTGGACAATGTAGTGGCGTTGAAGGACCCGGGGGCAGATGGTGTGGTTTTCCGGCAGCGCGGCGAAACGTTGAAACGCATGATTGGGGAAAATTTCTGTCACGGTATGAGCGGTGATGCTGCGATCGTAGAGAACGGCGACCCGGAGATAGCCTGGCATGCTGGAGCGGCCGCCTTATTGCCCCGAATGTTCGTTGAATTACGTTCATCACTCATCGAGGGACGAGCCCAGGACGCAGCGGACGCTCGATCAAAACTGCAGCCCGTTCTGCGTCACCTCACTGAGCAGCGAAAGCTCAGCGGACTACACTCCCTTGCGCGGGCCTGCGGTTGGGATGCCGGTGATCCGCGGTTGCCGTTGCTTCCGGTGCCGGGGAGTCAGCACCGCGACATGGCCAGGCTGGTCGATCAGCTGGTTTAG
- the tkt gene encoding transketolase — MDEQELKWTEVDQHAVDTIRVLAADAVEEVGNGHPGTAMSLAPAAYLLFQKVMKHDPANPEWTGRDRFVLSPGHTSLTLYIQLFLSGYGLEIEDLKSLRTWDSRTPGHPEYRHTRGVEITTGPLGQGLASSVGFAFAQRRQQGLFDPNAEAGASPFDHTIWVIASDGDLQEGVTAEASSLAGHQELGNLVVIYDQNHISIEDDTDVAFSEDVLGRYESYGWHIQRVDWTKTGEYVEDVHELYRALKTAKAETSKPSIIALRTIIGWPAPNKKNTGAIHGSALGADEVAAVKNELGFNPETTFDVDQEVLNHTREALDRGRAVHAEWDQRFDDWKSSNPEAAASFLRIAARELPTGWEDSLPTFEAGKAVATRKASGAVINAVADVLPELWGGSCDLAGSTNTAFENYASFIPASKQTQMWNGDLYGRTLHFGIREHAAAAIVNGIVMHSSTRAFSATFLIFSDYQRPAIRLGALMGVPAIYIWTHDSIGLGEDGPTHQPVEQLASLRAIPGLDVVRPADANEVSAAWRGILENTSNPAGLVLTRQNVPTFKRGNGPAANGAFASIDGVSRGGYILVEAQRDGSDCEPEVILIGTGSEVQLAVEARDRLQADGIPTRVVSMPCLEWFNRQDAAYRQEVLPPTVRARVSVEAGLALGWRELVGDAGRSVSLEHFGASADYKTLYNEFGITADAVFEAAKDSLAAVTEAPAAPTGTPALASGTRSTETGDQK, encoded by the coding sequence CTGGATGAGCAAGAACTGAAGTGGACCGAAGTTGATCAGCACGCCGTGGACACCATCAGGGTCCTCGCCGCGGACGCTGTCGAAGAGGTCGGCAACGGCCATCCGGGCACAGCCATGAGCCTCGCCCCTGCCGCGTATCTTCTGTTCCAAAAGGTCATGAAACACGATCCCGCGAACCCGGAGTGGACTGGACGCGACCGCTTCGTCCTGTCACCTGGCCACACCTCTTTAACGCTGTACATCCAGTTATTTCTCTCGGGTTACGGTTTGGAAATAGAAGATCTCAAGTCGCTGCGGACATGGGACTCTAGGACACCGGGCCATCCGGAATACCGTCATACTCGGGGCGTGGAAATCACCACGGGACCGTTGGGGCAAGGCCTCGCCTCGTCTGTGGGCTTCGCTTTCGCGCAGCGCCGCCAACAGGGCCTCTTTGATCCCAACGCGGAGGCTGGAGCTAGCCCCTTCGATCACACCATCTGGGTCATCGCTTCAGATGGTGACTTGCAGGAGGGCGTCACTGCCGAAGCTTCATCGCTTGCCGGTCATCAAGAACTCGGCAATCTCGTGGTGATCTATGACCAGAACCATATTTCCATCGAAGACGACACCGATGTGGCGTTCAGCGAAGATGTGCTGGGACGCTACGAATCTTACGGTTGGCATATCCAGCGCGTTGATTGGACTAAAACCGGTGAGTATGTCGAAGACGTACACGAGCTCTACCGAGCGCTGAAGACGGCGAAGGCTGAAACGTCGAAGCCTTCGATCATCGCCCTGCGGACCATCATCGGGTGGCCTGCCCCCAACAAGAAGAACACGGGCGCGATCCACGGTTCCGCACTCGGTGCCGACGAAGTGGCAGCCGTAAAGAATGAACTCGGGTTCAACCCCGAGACAACCTTCGACGTCGATCAGGAAGTCCTGAACCACACCCGGGAAGCTCTGGACCGCGGACGCGCCGTCCACGCCGAATGGGACCAACGCTTCGACGACTGGAAGTCCTCGAATCCTGAAGCGGCCGCGTCCTTCTTGCGCATTGCCGCCCGAGAGCTGCCCACGGGCTGGGAAGATTCGCTGCCCACTTTTGAGGCCGGCAAGGCCGTGGCTACGCGTAAAGCTTCAGGAGCAGTCATCAATGCGGTCGCCGATGTCCTCCCCGAGCTGTGGGGCGGATCATGCGATCTTGCCGGTTCTACAAACACGGCCTTTGAAAACTATGCCTCGTTCATTCCCGCATCAAAGCAAACCCAGATGTGGAACGGTGATCTCTATGGTCGCACTCTCCACTTCGGTATCCGCGAGCATGCCGCAGCCGCAATCGTCAACGGCATTGTCATGCACAGCAGCACCAGAGCGTTCTCCGCTACATTCCTGATTTTCAGCGATTATCAGCGTCCAGCGATTCGTCTTGGCGCACTCATGGGTGTTCCCGCAATATACATCTGGACGCACGACTCCATCGGGCTCGGCGAGGACGGACCAACACACCAGCCGGTTGAACAGCTTGCTTCGCTGCGCGCCATTCCAGGTCTGGACGTGGTCCGTCCAGCGGACGCGAACGAGGTGAGTGCGGCTTGGAGGGGCATCCTCGAAAACACGTCGAATCCCGCGGGGCTTGTCCTCACCCGACAGAACGTCCCGACCTTCAAGAGAGGGAACGGACCCGCAGCGAACGGCGCCTTCGCCAGTATCGATGGCGTGTCGCGCGGTGGCTACATTCTGGTCGAAGCGCAGCGCGACGGCAGTGATTGCGAGCCGGAAGTAATCCTTATCGGCACCGGCTCGGAAGTACAGCTCGCGGTCGAAGCACGGGATCGGCTCCAGGCTGACGGCATCCCAACAAGGGTAGTATCGATGCCCTGCCTGGAATGGTTCAACCGTCAAGATGCGGCCTACCGACAGGAAGTGCTCCCACCCACCGTGCGTGCCCGCGTCTCGGTCGAAGCTGGCCTGGCGCTTGGCTGGCGCGAACTGGTCGGCGACGCAGGTCGGTCAGTCTCACTGGAGCACTTCGGGGCCTCAGCGGACTACAAGACTCTCTACAACGAGTTTGGCATCACAGCAGACGCGGTGTTCGAAGCCGCCAAAGATTCTCTCGCAGCCGTAACCGAAGCACCGGCGGCTCCCACCGGGACGCCTGCCTTGGCATCGGGAACTCGTTCCACTGAAACCGGCGATCAAAAATAG
- a CDS encoding ABC transporter permease — protein sequence MNAPSSLARRILVHGGYEAKVMLRNGEQLVLAIVLPLLALIGLTVTPLLDGLGDTRINVATPGVLALCAMSTAFTGQGIATGFDRRYGVLRFLSTTPLGKTGLIFGKALAVVCVLVVQVVTISVVAGVMGWRPLPQGIPVAILLLLLGVAAFTALGLLVAGTFRPEATLAVTNLLWILLAAGGGILIPASELPQSVQPFVEILPSSALGEALRGALGQGAFEISPMITLVVWAAAASIAAVKWFKWS from the coding sequence GTGAACGCTCCATCATCGTTGGCGCGGCGGATACTCGTCCACGGTGGATACGAAGCCAAAGTCATGCTCCGTAATGGAGAGCAACTCGTTCTAGCTATAGTGCTGCCGCTGCTAGCTCTCATTGGGTTGACGGTGACTCCACTACTAGATGGTCTCGGTGACACCCGCATCAACGTGGCAACCCCCGGAGTGCTGGCGCTGTGCGCGATGTCAACAGCGTTCACAGGACAAGGAATAGCCACAGGCTTCGACCGCCGATACGGGGTCCTCAGATTCCTCTCCACCACACCTCTGGGTAAGACCGGACTCATCTTCGGCAAGGCGCTCGCAGTGGTCTGTGTACTAGTGGTCCAGGTGGTCACGATCAGTGTCGTGGCAGGGGTCATGGGATGGAGGCCCCTTCCGCAGGGAATACCCGTCGCAATCCTCCTTCTCCTCTTGGGAGTAGCCGCCTTCACCGCCCTCGGGTTACTGGTGGCCGGAACCTTTCGTCCCGAAGCTACGCTGGCCGTCACGAATCTCCTGTGGATTCTTTTGGCAGCCGGCGGCGGAATTTTGATTCCTGCCAGTGAATTACCCCAATCGGTGCAGCCTTTTGTGGAAATTCTGCCTTCCTCGGCACTGGGGGAAGCGCTCCGAGGTGCTCTCGGCCAAGGAGCGTTCGAAATATCTCCCATGATCACACTGGTGGTCTGGGCCGCAGCGGCATCTATCGCCGCCGTCAAATGGTTCAAATGGAGCTGA
- a CDS encoding helix-turn-helix transcriptional regulator, translated as MERLDVQPSEAEERTRDRVLATVLESGPVSAADLGALLGFTPAAVRRHLDALERLDLIEVKPVKAARTGAGRPARRYVLSRSGQARLGNDYLDIASDALAELVLLGGPVAIEAFAKRRFDDMEARYRPIVEAAGASVEARAVALAGALSEDGFVASTAMVGQETPHKPDMLSVQLCQGHCPIRDLASEYPTFCDSETDVFARLLGVDVRRLSTLASGGHVCTTHIPVGRARKQEVSIHQQERP; from the coding sequence ATGGAGAGGTTAGACGTACAGCCGAGTGAGGCGGAGGAGAGGACACGCGATCGCGTCCTCGCGACCGTTCTGGAAAGCGGACCTGTCAGTGCCGCAGACCTCGGCGCCTTATTAGGATTCACCCCAGCAGCTGTCCGACGTCACCTTGATGCCCTGGAGCGTCTTGATCTGATTGAGGTCAAGCCAGTGAAGGCAGCCCGGACTGGAGCTGGAAGACCAGCGCGTCGCTATGTCCTGAGCCGCAGTGGGCAGGCGCGGCTCGGCAACGACTACCTCGACATTGCTAGCGATGCATTGGCGGAATTGGTGCTGCTCGGCGGTCCCGTAGCCATCGAAGCCTTCGCCAAACGTCGCTTTGACGATATGGAAGCCAGATACCGCCCTATCGTGGAAGCCGCTGGAGCGTCCGTGGAAGCACGGGCCGTTGCCCTCGCAGGAGCGTTAAGCGAGGATGGATTCGTTGCCTCCACCGCTATGGTTGGACAGGAAACACCGCACAAGCCGGACATGCTGAGCGTGCAGTTATGCCAGGGCCATTGCCCTATCAGGGACCTCGCCAGCGAGTATCCCACATTTTGCGACAGCGAAACTGATGTCTTCGCCCGGCTTTTGGGCGTTGATGTTCGACGACTGTCGACGCTCGCCAGCGGCGGGCATGTTTGTACGACCCACATACCAGTGGGTCGGGCCAGAAAGCAGGAAGTATCCATCCATCAGCAAGAAAGGCCATGA
- a CDS encoding non-heme iron oxygenase ferredoxin subunit: MAEETPGGELICSVDDISVKQALRVLIDDYPIVVVKDSQGVIHALGDTCSHADISLSEGDVEGESIECWGHGSQFDLRNGQPLQLPAYEPVPVFAVEIRGNEVYVDVTNVTNGASAPDLA; encoded by the coding sequence ATGGCAGAAGAAACGCCAGGCGGCGAGCTCATCTGCAGTGTTGATGACATCTCGGTCAAGCAGGCGCTCAGGGTACTCATCGACGACTATCCGATCGTCGTAGTCAAGGATTCGCAGGGCGTTATCCACGCTTTGGGGGATACCTGCTCGCATGCAGATATCTCGCTCTCAGAGGGCGATGTTGAAGGTGAATCGATCGAATGCTGGGGACATGGTTCCCAATTCGATCTACGTAACGGCCAGCCGCTGCAGCTCCCTGCCTACGAGCCGGTACCCGTCTTCGCCGTGGAAATTCGCGGCAACGAAGTATACGTCGATGTCACGAATGTGACCAACGGGGCTTCGGCTCCGGACCTGGCCTGA
- the sufB gene encoding Fe-S cluster assembly protein SufB: MTDQIARDAAAPEVKGDSVTPDILERNPELEGIGTYEYGWADSDVAGSSARRGLSEDVVRDISAKKSEAQWMLDLRLKGLKYFDRKPMPTWGADLSGIDFDNIKYFVRSTEKQATTWEDLPDDIKNTYERLGIPEAERNSLVSGVAAQYESEVVYHQINEGLERQGVIFMDTDTALREHPEFFEEYFGSVIPVGDNKFASLNTAVWSGGSFVYVPKGVHVEIPLQAYFRINTENMGQFERTLIIADEDSYVHYIEGCTAPIYSSDSLHSAVVEIICKKGARVRYTTIQNWSNNVYNLVTKRAICHEGATMEWIDGNIGSKVTMKYPAVYLVGEHAKGETLSIAFAGEGQHQDTGSKMVHIAPNTKSSIVSKSVARGGGRSAYRGLVQIREGAKHSANTVRCDALLVDTISRSDTYPYVDIREDDVTMGHEATVSRVSEEQLFYLQSRGMPEDEAMAMIVRGFIEPISRELPMEYALELNRLIEMQMEGAVG; the protein is encoded by the coding sequence ATGACGGATCAAATAGCTCGTGATGCAGCTGCTCCGGAGGTCAAGGGCGATAGTGTCACGCCAGACATCCTCGAGCGGAACCCAGAACTTGAGGGAATCGGAACCTACGAATACGGCTGGGCCGACTCAGACGTGGCCGGATCCTCGGCACGTCGTGGTCTGAGCGAGGACGTCGTGCGCGACATCTCTGCCAAGAAGAGCGAAGCGCAATGGATGCTCGATCTTCGGCTCAAGGGTCTTAAATACTTTGACCGCAAACCGATGCCAACCTGGGGCGCGGACCTCTCCGGCATCGACTTCGACAACATCAAGTACTTTGTTCGCTCCACCGAGAAGCAGGCCACCACATGGGAGGACCTGCCGGACGACATCAAGAACACTTACGAGCGGTTGGGCATCCCTGAAGCGGAGCGCAACAGCTTGGTTTCGGGTGTCGCGGCTCAGTACGAATCCGAGGTCGTTTACCACCAGATCAACGAGGGACTTGAGCGCCAGGGCGTCATTTTCATGGACACCGACACTGCGCTGCGGGAACACCCAGAGTTTTTCGAAGAGTACTTCGGGTCCGTGATCCCGGTCGGGGACAACAAGTTCGCATCGCTTAACACTGCGGTATGGTCTGGCGGATCCTTTGTGTATGTCCCCAAGGGCGTTCACGTCGAGATCCCGCTGCAGGCATATTTCCGTATCAACACGGAGAACATGGGTCAGTTCGAGCGCACGCTCATCATTGCCGACGAGGACTCCTATGTTCACTACATCGAGGGTTGCACGGCGCCGATCTATTCATCGGACTCCCTGCACTCGGCTGTCGTGGAGATCATCTGTAAAAAGGGTGCGAGGGTTCGCTACACCACGATCCAGAACTGGTCGAACAACGTTTACAACCTGGTGACCAAGCGCGCTATCTGCCACGAAGGCGCCACGATGGAATGGATCGATGGGAACATCGGATCCAAGGTCACCATGAAGTACCCGGCCGTGTACCTCGTTGGTGAGCACGCGAAGGGCGAAACCCTCTCGATTGCATTTGCCGGTGAGGGGCAGCATCAGGACACGGGGTCGAAAATGGTGCATATTGCACCGAACACGAAGTCCTCGATCGTCTCAAAGTCTGTTGCTCGAGGCGGCGGTCGGTCTGCCTACCGCGGCTTGGTTCAGATCAGGGAAGGTGCCAAGCACTCGGCGAACACCGTCCGATGCGATGCGTTGCTCGTTGACACCATTTCCCGTTCGGACACTTACCCCTACGTGGACATCCGTGAGGATGACGTCACCATGGGGCACGAGGCCACCGTCTCGCGGGTCAGCGAGGAGCAGCTGTTTTATCTACAGTCGCGCGGTATGCCCGAGGACGAGGCCATGGCCATGATCGTTCGCGGATTCATCGAGCCGATCTCTCGCGAACTGCCGATGGAATACGCCTTGGAACTGAACCGCCTCATTGAAATGCAGATGGAAGGGGCCGTGGGCTAG